The window aacaaaaaaaaatagaacacaAAGCTCAACTTAAGCGCTAATTTCGAAATCTGACACCGCCTCAGTCActcgccagaactagagtgatctcAGATGGCCGACCGGTCATAAAGCCGACTCGTCACGCTAAtctttcgtgacgtcatcaccctacGAATGCGCAAAAATCGATCTGTCATCGATGTCGGAaattgcgcaacttgccgcgcgTCTGTCGtcgctacgcggcgcagaacttaacgctagatcgcgatgttgttttccgcgcagctctacggtGTCCTGGAGTTGGGTGGGGTGGTGCttcctcgtcgctagctggtctCTCGCGGATGCCTTGGTCAGGTGTAGGCGGGATGATCGGGGCGGCCGCGGCGTGCCAGCCGCCaacgggaatcgcgtccgccttggattcccgctaGGGATGTGACCTCGAGTCGGAAAAATCGATTGCtcaatatcgatttttttttgtttagaaataaatcgattggtaaaaaatcgatttaaacaaaaataatcgatttttgttcatatttcgattttttatatatttttctatacgATAAATGCCAATAAGATGAattagtaaaaatatattatgaatatttaattcgaatgaaaaatattcgaggtaataagtataaaaaaatagtcaaatcgtcgattttcagattttttaataattcagaTTCGAACTCTTcacatacaaatttttaatattcttaaAGATTTAATTCGgtacaaatattacaaaacaatacgtataaaaatatgattattttaGTCTCAAAACTAAAATACAAAACACATCACTTGCTACAATCTAAGTttagataatgaaaaaaacgaatattcaaatatatgaaTTGGTATTATCACAAATGATCAGTAGTCAAGTTTAATATTAGACTAAATCAAGCATGAAATTAACTGgcttatatttataataattaaaacgaaaGTCTAGTCTTAAAACTAGAAAATTCAATAAGTTTTTCGTAAACTTTAAGTTTAATTAATGAtcttaaaataaataattgccatAAATGTTTAGTTGTACTTAACATTTGACTAGaatcaaagtaaaataaacTGATTAGTTcaagtagaaaaataaaaagataattgttaaatatcaaaattgaaaaggaaaataagCTTCTTTCAATCTTTGAGCtccaatgataaaaaaaaaacaaaaataaataatcgctACAAATGTTTAATGTCACTTAAAATTTCACTAGAATCGAAGTAAAATAAACCGATTAGTTTAAGTAGTAAATAAAAcgttaatatttaaaaacaaattttaaaataaaaagaaagctTTCTCCAAACTTTGAATCACAACATACAATAAAacttcaataaattattgccaTAAGTCTTCTGTTaaagagtttaaaaataataattttggtAATCGCTTTCCTAAAATACGATTTCGAGTTTTCCTCAAAATATTCCCAGCTTTAGAAAATAGCCTTTCAGCTGGTGCAGAAGTGGCCATCACTGAGAGATGTTTTACAGCTAAATTCGTTAACATTGAAAAAGTTCCTTCATAGTTTTTCCATACATTTAGAGGGTCTACCTCAAGATTTGATAACGGTGCAGCAATATACAAGTCAAGCTCTGTATTCTTGGTCGTTGACGTGTTTGCTGACACTATTTTTTCATGGTGTACCTTCCATATATCTTGTCCGTTAACCGTCACTTCTGATGAAACCGATGATTCAGAATGGGTCACTGCTAGAACATCATCATTTCTCATGTTCAAACTCAAATATCGGTTTGTATAATCGATTGTCTTTGACAAGGATAACGGCTCatctaaataaatttttttaaatctaggATCCAAAAAAGTTGCGACTGAGAAAAGGTGAACTTTTTGGATGTTTTCAAATCTTTTGATCAACTCCGTTTGcagtgaatattttaattggtTAGCCAAATCACTATCTATCGTTGTTGCATCTAATAGAATTCTCAAACACTTGATCATAGGTATGGCTTTACTGGCTGTCACATATTTTTCGGCGCTCATTTTTTCAGTGACATCGTGAAAAGGTCTTAaaactttttctatttctttaaGTACAACAATTTCGTTTGCTTGAAGCATTTGGGGTGCATTTGGATGTTTTAATAAAATAGATCCTATTGTACTACTCATTAATATAAAACGTTCAATCATAAGTAATTGTGAGTTCCATCTAGTGGATACGTCACCAACTAAATGCTTCACTTTTCCATCAGGAATTTTTGCCTGCGTTTGTAATTGTCGCAACTCTTCAGCGCCTACGCCACTTTGGTGGAACCaagttataatttttcgaactttatccaaaaataatttcacttcaGTAGATTTCACTGAATTATCAACCACTAAATTCAGTGTATGAGCTACACATCGAATATGTTTTGCCCGACCAAAACTAATTTCAACAGCCTTAACTATGTTACTGCCATTATCAGTAGTAacacttacaattttttcaatagacaAATCCCAATCTCCACATACTTTAAGAATCATCTCCGATAAATATTCTCCGGTATGGTTCTCATGTAGCGGTTCACATGCAATGCTCATAGATTGCATTTCATAGTTTTCTATGAAGTGCACTGTCACACCTAAAAAACTTCTTAATTGCATATCCTTCCATTCATCTATTGTGAGACAGATATTTTTaatagattttaatttttgtttgataatagttttcttttcttcatatttAGTGTCGATAAGTTCTGTGATTGTTTTGCGACATGGAACGTTGTACAAAGGTGCCACAGTCTTCATTAACTTTTTGAATCCTATTCCTTCCACCATACTGTAAGGAAGACTGTCTCGAGTTATCATTTCTGCGATAGTCTGCgttatttgtttacttttatCGCCATTTGGAGCATATGCAGAAACTCTCGAAAAAGCAGCTCCAATACTTAATTTAGCTCGTTTTGGCGTTGAAAATAAAGCCTCACTTCCTGTTGATAAAGTTGTTTTCGAAGTTTGTGCCAATGGATTGATATTATCACAGTTATTAGTATCCTGAATAGCAACTGCACATGAATTCTGtagcgataaaaataaaaattaaattaaattgaatatttattcattatttcatcgaaattatcatttacattaatttttaaaaaatgaataatagcTAAAACACCTTTTGATGACATgcatttttgatttcagaattaaatagagaaatatataatcataAATGCGTTATTAACCTCTGAAATG is drawn from Neodiprion fabricii isolate iyNeoFabr1 chromosome 3, iyNeoFabr1.1, whole genome shotgun sequence and contains these coding sequences:
- the LOC124177684 gene encoding E3 SUMO-protein ligase ZBED1 is translated as MSFTGKTPKSCWRKYFVINKDNATAQCKYCPKALKTCSNTTNLKQHMERKHSAVLEVDENSCAVAIQDTNNCDNINPLAQTSKTTLSTGSEALFSTPKRAKLSIGAAFSRVSAYAPNGDKSKQITQTIAEMITRDSLPYSMVEGIGFKKLMKTVAPLYNVPCRKTITELIDTKYEEKKTIIKQKLKSIKNICLTIDEWKDMQLRSFLGVTVHFIENYEMQSMSIACEPLHENHTGEYLSEMILKVCGDWDLSIEKIVSVTTDNGSNIVKAVEISFGRAKHIRCVAHTLNLVVDNSVKSTEVKLFLDKVRKIITWFHQSGVGAEELRQLQTQAKIPDGKVKHLVGDVSTRWNSQLLMIERFILMSSTIGSILLKHPNAPQMLQANEIVVLKEIEKVLRPFHDVTEKMSAEKYVTASKAIPMIKCLRILLDATTIDSDLANQLKYSLQTELIKRFENIQKVHLFSVATFLDPRFKKIYLDEPLSLSKTIDYTNRYLSLNMRNDDVLAVTHSESSVSSEVTVNGQDIWKVHHEKIVSANTSTTKNTELDLYIAAPLSNLEVDPLNVWKNYEGTFSMLTNLAVKHLSVMATSAPAERLFSKAGNILRKTRNRILGKRLPKLLFLNSLTEDLWQ